The following nucleotide sequence is from Opitutales bacterium.
ATAGACACGATCAACCGCTACAGCCCATCAATACTCAGGTTTGATCTCCGCCATCAGGTCTTATGGGATGGCTGTGTTTCATTTTTTAGACCCAGCACTCCGTCCGCTGTAACTCATCGCTCGATACTCTCAAGAATCTCTATGGCACACACATCAGCGCTCATTTCTGCGGTATTTAGCTCTAAGTCGTAGTCCTTTCCGTCATGAACCCGCTCATATTGCATTCTCGCGAGTCCTACTCGGCGATCACCTCGGGCACGTTCTCTTTCCTCTAAGACGAGCAGAGGACAATATACACCCACGAAGAAAATACTCCGACTCTCGAGGGCACGAAAACAGGCTTCATGCCATGCCATCTTCTCAAATACATGATCCACAACGATGGGGTAACTGCTCGATGCCAAAACTGGCAGGCATCTGTGGAAATTATCCACACCTGCTGCGTGGCACCCTCTTTGATCTGCTTCCAACACCGACTTCCAATCGAACATATCAGTAAATGTATCCAGCGATGCATGGATCATAGGGACCCGTGAACGTGCCTGCAAACGCTTCGCGATACTCGATTTGCCCGAACTCGAAGTACCATTCAATATAATCGCGATCATTGACTATCTGATTCAACCGAACCTAGCTAGCCTTCTCATTGGCCTGAAGCATCACGATGTTGCCGCAAGAGTCCTCGAATAGATTCTCCATTTCCCAATCTGGATTAGCCAAGTCTTCGCGGAAAATGAGACCAGCTTGTTTCAGCCTTTCGACCTCAGCAGGCAGGTCGTCGACGCCGAAAACGATGATTGGCAAACCAGAATCATAGACTTTCTTTTGGAAATCCCTGACAAATTCTGCGCCCATGGGTTCTAGCAGCAGCGAAGTACTTGCCCCACCATCAGAAGCGGTAACAACCGCTAACTCTGCCTCAAGCTCAAAGCGCTCGGATTTGAACCCAAACAATTCGGTGTAAACGCGGTGAGCCGCAATTGGATCTTCGACAGGGATGCTGGTTAGGGAGACTCTCATATTTGGCTGGATGCTAAATCTTAACAAAGTAACAGGTTCAAAATCACAGGGCCTTCTCAAACCACATAACATCGTGATATTTCCCAAATTTGAAACCCACCTCATGATACCTTCCGATCTGCTTGAAGCCCATCTTTTGGTGTAGCGCGATCGAGCCTTCGTTGGGCAGGGTAATACCCGCGTAGGCACGGTGAATCGGTGTCCGCTTCAGCTCCTTGAATAGCTGATTATATAAAGCGGTCCCAACACCGGACCGGGTATGTTTAGAGTCGAGGTATACACTGGTCTCTACCGAAGAGGTGTAAGCTGGCTTTTCCCGGAATTTGCCGCTAGTTGCATAGCCGATAACGAGCCCGTCGCATACTGCTACCAAAAGCCGATAGATCGCTGAATCACTGTATTTCACCAACCAAGCCTCTCTTCGTTGCTCGATCGTAAACGGATCGATGTCAAAAGTGATGGCGGTATTCTCGACGTAATGGTTATAGATTTCGGTCAACCGAGCCAAGTCATCAAGCTCACCTTTTCTGATCGCGATTCCCTGCTCTCCATTTCTCATCTCTCATGATTGGCAGCTTCAGCAATGCCATTTCGTACTTTATTGTAGACGCTGACGAACAATTAGCTTGGGTAGATGTTTGGTCTGATGCCCATCCGGGGCCGGACCTATCTTTCTCTCACAATATAAGCATTTTATCATGCCAATCGCCACGCCTTCACAGTATGCAGCCATGCTCGATGCCGCTCAACAGGGTAACTACGCCTACCCAGCGGTGAACGTCACATCGACTGAAACTATCAATGCCGCCCTCAAGGGGTTTGCCGATGCTAAGTCGGATGGCATCATTCAATTCTCTACGGGCGGGGGTCAATTTGCTTCTGGCCTAAATAATAAAGACGCGGCCTACGGTGCTATCGTATTGGCCGAAGTCGCTCATCGCCTAGCCGAGCAATACGATGTGCTCATCGGCCTCCATACGGATCACTGCCAACCCGCCAAGGCAGTAGAATTCCTCAAGCCGCTCATCGAAGCGACCGCTAAACGTCGCGCTGAGGGCAAGGGCAACCTATTCAACAGCCACATGCTTGACGGTTCAGAACTCCCTCTCGAAGAAAACATGGCTGTTTCTAAGGAGTATCTAAAGCTCTGTGCCGAGCATGAGATCATCCTCGAAGTTGAGGCGGGTGTCGTCGGTGGAGAGGAAGATGGCGCGGCTGGTTCTGCAGACACCCCAGCCGAAAAGCTTTACACCACACCTGAAGACATGGTTGCCGTATACGAAGCGCTCAATGGGCTAGGCCGCTTCATGTTTGCTGCGACTTTCGGAAATGTCCATGGATCTTACAAGCCTGGCACGGTGAAACTCCGCCCCGAAATCCTTCGCGACGGACAGGCTGCCGTGACTTCGAAATATGGCGACTCCGCGGCCTTTGACCTCGTTTTCCACGGTGGCTCTGGTTCTGAGAAGAGCCAAATCACCGAAACACTTGGGTATGGGGTCATTAAGATGAACATCGATACCGATACCCAATACGCCTTCACCCGCCCCATCGTCGATCACATGATGAAAAACTACGACGGCGTGCTCAAAGCCGACGGTGAAGTAGGAAATAAAAAGGCCTACGACCCACGTGCTTATCTCAAGAAAGGTGAAGAGGCGATGGCTGCCCGTATGGGAGAAGCCTGTTCCGACCTCGAGTCCGACGGCAAGACCCTCTTCGGAAAAATTTAAGCTAAAGATTTTGCTTCATTTTCAAAACCTCCGGTATCGACACCAGAGGTTTTTTTGTGCGAGTTACATTCCGCAACTTCCACATAACCCGACGACTAATTATGGATAACCCCCTGTCCTTCCTCTCTCAATCTTTGGGAGACTTTAAACCGGAGATCGGCCTCATACTTGGCAGCGGCCTCGGATTTTTCGCTGATCAAGCTATCGAGGATGCTAAAACCATCCCCTACGACACCATTCCTGGCTTCCCGCGCTCCACTGTCGAGGAACACAAAGGACAGTTTGTTATCGGAAAGGTGCTCGGCAAAAACGTCATCTGTATGCAAGGGCGCTTTCATTTTTATGAAGGTTATGCGCTCGATCAGGTTGTTCTGCCGATCCGGATTATGGCGCATCTGGGTATCAAAACACTGTTCGTGACCAATGCTGCTGGTGGCATCAATAAGAGCTTCGTTCCCGGCACGCTCATGATGTTGACCGACCACATCAACTTTATGGGAACCAATCCACTTATCGGGCCAAACGACGACGCCCTGGGTCCACGATTCCCTGACATGAGCACAGTGTATTCTGAGCGTTTGCGCGCTGCGGCTCGACCCATTGCAAACGACCTTGATATTCACTTTGCGGAGGGCGTTTATCTTGCGTGCACCGGTCCGAGTTACGAAACCCCGGCAGAAATCGGGATGTTTCGTACGCTCGGGGCAGATGCAGTGGGTATGTCCACGGTGCCGGAAGCCATCGTTGCCAACCACGCGTGTATAGAAGTATGTGGTATCTCATGCATTACTAACCTGGCTGCCGGGATGAGCGGCGAAGCGCTGTCTCACGAGGAAGTAACTGAGACCGCCAACCGCGTTCGTGATTCCTTCGCTTCTCTACTCGAGCAGTTGATTGGGCACGCCTAGATGCCAAAGGACGCGCGACCAGACCATACCCGCGAGCTGTTCCCGATCGAATCGGTCCAGAAGCTCCCTACCCGACTTAGCGGATTTTTAGACCAGGTTCGAAGTTTTGATGCCTTCGGCAAACCCACCCAGGTGGAATATGTCGACGGGCTGCACACTCTACCGATTGCTTACCACACCAACGAATTTTGGACTTCGAAACAACGCGATGCTCACTCTATTCACGAGGTCTCATACCGGGCTTGTTTTAAGCCGCAGCTCCCCGCCTTCTTTATCGACCGTCTTACAGAGCCAGGCGACATCGTGCATGATCCGTTTACCGGCCGCGGCACAACTCTGGTTGAAGCCGCACTCCTTGAACGGGTGCCGTCGGGTAATGACGCCAATCCTCTCAGCAAGATCCTTACACAGCCCCGGCTGGATCCGCCGGATCTGGAAGCCATTCTAGAGCGTTTAGATTCACTGGATTTAGATGGCTATTCCGGACCGCTTGAGTCCTTTCTTATCCCGTTTTACCATCCTGAGACAGCTCGCCACATCCATGCCTTACGCAACAATTTGTTGAGTAAAGCAGATGGGGGCACCGCAGATGGAGTAGACTCATGGATTCAGATGGTGGCCACCAATCGGCTAACCGGTCATTCGCCAGGTTTCTTTTCGGTCTATACCATGCCACCCAATCAAGCTGTCACAGCCGACCGCCAGCGTCTCATTAATGTAAAACGCTCGCAAGTGCCTCCGATTCGGGATGTTAAAGCGATCATAGCTAAGAAAACGCAGGCGCTTCTAAAAGATATTGCACACAAACGGCCCGAAGCAAAAACCGAAGACGCTATCCGCCATCAATCCGCAGACGAGACCTATCCTCTGAAAAAAAATTCAGTTGCGCTCGTTGTCACCTCTCCACCATTCATCGATACGGTAGACTATAAGACCGATAATTGGCTACGCTGCTGGTTCAATGGTATCGACCCTAACTCGATAGACTTCTGGCAATTCCGAAAACCAGAAGACTGGGTAGAAGCCATGCTCAGCACGCTCCGCGCCCTCCATCGCATCCTCAAACCTGGCGGAGTGGTCGCCTTCGAAGTCGGTGAAGTCCGCAAAGGTAAAATACTCCTGGAGCAACTGCTATTGCCCCACCTCCACACCACCGGACTGCACCCTCTGATGGTCATGGTTAATCAACAAGACTTTACCAAAACCGCCAACACTTGGGGCGTGCATAACAAAACCGCTGGAACGAATACAAACCGAATATTGGTGCTCTTTAAGCCCGAGTGAAGGCACTTGTTGAAGGGTAATGCTCAAGAAGATGAAGCAGTTTCTCCTTACCCTGCATCGCCCAGATGGGGCTAGGCGTTTCCATAAAGAAATCTGCGACGCTTCGACCGTGCGCCTTTCATTCACTGCACAATGCAGACACTGCGTGCTGCAAACTAGGGAATGCCCATTCACTAGAATCGACAGCAATGGGGTCGACCCAGGACCACTTCCCTACTTCACCTTCTTGAGCAACGATCTCGCCGCTGAACTCATTCGAGACGAAATAGGTGTTAATTGTGTAATAAAGAATACCTCTGTAAACATATTGGTTGGGGTAAGACGTGAGATAGCGAACGGTATGCACGTCTAGACCGACTTCCTCTCTTGCCTCACGGATCGCTGCCTCTTCCAGCGTTTCCATCGAATCCAGAAATCCGCCGGGAAGCGCCAATTTGCCCAACGATGGTTTGCGCTGGCGGCGAAATGTAAGCACCTGACCGGTCTCATCTTGTATGAATACAGCAGCGGCTGAACTGGGATTGGAAAACAAGGTGTAGCCGCAGGTTTCGCAGCACCGTCCGGCATCCTCAAATACTTTGAACCGATCACTTCCACAAGCTGGGCAAAATACCATGGATTCTAATACGGGTATACCTGCGTCCATACTCGAAGCACCCTAGATCCAGGGATGCTCAGCAGTCAATTTAACCCGTATCTAGGGGAGAACCTGCTTAAGCCTTTGGCGCATCGCTCTCGCGACCACCATACACCAGACGATCTGTAGGTCCGTCTAATTTGAAAAAAACGCCGAACGTCTGCGGATAAGGACAATGATTGAGGTGATCGATGCCACGAGCATCGTAGATATTAAAGAAGCGGCGAACAGCTTGTCTTCACCCGCCATCACAGACTTCCACCCTTCATAAGAGCGCCAAGTGAAGGCCGCACATAGAAGCAATGTCGTCAAAAACGCCGCAATGTATGGACCCCTGCGACCTCCTTTGACCATCCAAGCTCCCCAGCCAGCTGACAGCAGCCCAAAAGTCCCGCCTGACATAAGCGCGGTCTTCGCGGCAGCGGGATTGGATAAATACCCCGCTACTCCACAAATAATCAGGAAAACTCCAAATCCTAAAAACCAAAACCCAGTCTTTGACGCGTTTGAATTCATAAGCGCCCAAGTGATG
It contains:
- a CDS encoding N-acetyltransferase family protein gives rise to the protein MRNGEQGIAIRKGELDDLARLTEIYNHYVENTAITFDIDPFTIEQRREAWLVKYSDSAIYRLLVAVCDGLVIGYATSGKFREKPAYTSSVETSVYLDSKHTRSGVGTALYNQLFKELKRTPIHRAYAGITLPNEGSIALHQKMGFKQIGRYHEVGFKFGKYHDVMWFEKAL
- the fbaA gene encoding class II fructose-bisphosphate aldolase → MPIATPSQYAAMLDAAQQGNYAYPAVNVTSTETINAALKGFADAKSDGIIQFSTGGGQFASGLNNKDAAYGAIVLAEVAHRLAEQYDVLIGLHTDHCQPAKAVEFLKPLIEATAKRRAEGKGNLFNSHMLDGSELPLEENMAVSKEYLKLCAEHEIILEVEAGVVGGEEDGAAGSADTPAEKLYTTPEDMVAVYEALNGLGRFMFAATFGNVHGSYKPGTVKLRPEILRDGQAAVTSKYGDSAAFDLVFHGGSGSEKSQITETLGYGVIKMNIDTDTQYAFTRPIVDHMMKNYDGVLKADGEVGNKKAYDPRAYLKKGEEAMAARMGEACSDLESDGKTLFGKI
- a CDS encoding purine-nucleoside phosphorylase, translating into MDNPLSFLSQSLGDFKPEIGLILGSGLGFFADQAIEDAKTIPYDTIPGFPRSTVEEHKGQFVIGKVLGKNVICMQGRFHFYEGYALDQVVLPIRIMAHLGIKTLFVTNAAGGINKSFVPGTLMMLTDHINFMGTNPLIGPNDDALGPRFPDMSTVYSERLRAAARPIANDLDIHFAEGVYLACTGPSYETPAEIGMFRTLGADAVGMSTVPEAIVANHACIEVCGISCITNLAAGMSGEALSHEEVTETANRVRDSFASLLEQLIGHA
- a CDS encoding site-specific DNA-methyltransferase, with the translated sequence MPKDARPDHTRELFPIESVQKLPTRLSGFLDQVRSFDAFGKPTQVEYVDGLHTLPIAYHTNEFWTSKQRDAHSIHEVSYRACFKPQLPAFFIDRLTEPGDIVHDPFTGRGTTLVEAALLERVPSGNDANPLSKILTQPRLDPPDLEAILERLDSLDLDGYSGPLESFLIPFYHPETARHIHALRNNLLSKADGGTADGVDSWIQMVATNRLTGHSPGFFSVYTMPPNQAVTADRQRLINVKRSQVPPIRDVKAIIAKKTQALLKDIAHKRPEAKTEDAIRHQSADETYPLKKNSVALVVTSPPFIDTVDYKTDNWLRCWFNGIDPNSIDFWQFRKPEDWVEAMLSTLRALHRILKPGGVVAFEVGEVRKGKILLEQLLLPHLHTTGLHPLMVMVNQQDFTKTANTWGVHNKTAGTNTNRILVLFKPE
- a CDS encoding NUDIX domain-containing protein, whose product is MDAGIPVLESMVFCPACGSDRFKVFEDAGRCCETCGYTLFSNPSSAAAVFIQDETGQVLTFRRQRKPSLGKLALPGGFLDSMETLEEAAIREAREEVGLDVHTVRYLTSYPNQYVYRGILYYTINTYFVSNEFSGEIVAQEGEVGKWSWVDPIAVDSSEWAFPSLQHAVSALCSE
- a CDS encoding glyoxalase; this encodes MRVSLTSIPVEDPIAAHRVYTELFGFKSERFELEAELAVVTASDGGASTSLLLEPMGAEFVRDFQKKVYDSGLPIIVFGVDDLPAEVERLKQAGLIFREDLANPDWEMENLFEDSCGNIVMLQANEKAS
- a CDS encoding chloramphenicol phosphotransferase translates to MIAIILNGTSSSGKSSIAKRLQARSRVPMIHASLDTFTDMFDWKSVLEADQRGCHAAGVDNFHRCLPVLASSSYPIVVDHVFEKMAWHEACFRALESRSIFFVGVYCPLLVLEERERARGDRRVGLARMQYERVHDGKDYDLELNTAEMSADVCAIEILESIER